One part of the Coffea eugenioides isolate CCC68of chromosome 10, Ceug_1.0, whole genome shotgun sequence genome encodes these proteins:
- the LOC113748611 gene encoding protein CELLULOSE SYNTHASE INTERACTIVE 3-like, whose translation MSKSSSPKSRVKNASSSCHTRRDSNGAAELDDPERTMSRVAKFIEQLHANKSSPPEKELITANLLGICKARKEARALIGSHAQAMPLFISLLRTGTVLAKTNVAATLSVMCRDEDLRVKVLLGGCVPPLLTILKSESIEARKAAAEAVYAVSAVGLSDDHVGMKIFVTEGVVPTLWEQLNPKRKQDKVVEGFVTGALRNLCGDKDGYWTATLEAGGVDTIVRLLSSDNTVTQSNAASLLARVVLAFSDSIPKVIDSGAVNALLKLLDQQNDVTVRANAADALEALSSKSASAKKSIVEAQGIPVLIGAVVAPSKEGMQGEGGQDLQRHATKALANICGGMSALILYLGELSKSPRLAAPVADIIGALAYSLMVFEQDAEEETFDATKIENSLVTLLKPRDNKLVQERLFEAMASMYGNSHLSKTISQPVAKKVLIGLITMAFGDAQESLILSLIRFCCDNVGIWEAIGKREGIQLLMSFLGLSSEQHQEYAVKFLRILTDQVDDSKWAITAAGGIPPLVQLLEMGSQKAREDAAYILWNLCCHSEDILNCVESADAIPAFLWLLKNGGSEGQKASAKVLTKLIRVPDSSIINQLLVLLLGDSPSSKAHVIKVLGHVLAMASHSDLVQIGAAANKGLRSLVQALNSSNEKTQEHAASVLADLFTTRHDICDNFATDEVIDRCMKLLTSKTHGIATQSARALGALSRPTKTNSSKQKSYIAEGDVKPLIKMAKTLSIDSAETAVAALANLLSDTQIAAEALAEDVVSALTRVLGEGSPDGKKNASRALHQLLKHFPLGDVLTSSAQCRFAVLAVLDALNEMDMDGNDVNDALDLVSLLARTKQGMNFSYPLWSALPDIPAALEALVKCLSMGPPQVQDKVIEILSRLCRDQPTVLSDSLMTQLESISALANRIMNSTSLEVKVGGAALLICAAKEHRVQLMDILDAYGYLKALIYSLVDLMKQNSSCSSLEIEVRTPRGFSERTAFREVNEFEIPDPATVLGGTIALWLLAIISSFHVKNKLTVFEAGGLDVLSEKLAVYISNSQAEFQDTEGIWISSLLVAILFQDANVVLSPAAMHLIPSLTLLLKSEEVIDRFFAAQAMASLVSHGNKGLNLAVANSGAVAGLITLVGHIESDIPNLVALSDEFSLVRNPDEVVLELLFEIEDVRIGSTARKNIPLLVDLLRPMPDRPGAPPVAVQLLTRIADGNDANKLIMAEAGALDALSRYLSLSPQDLTEATISELLRILFSNPDLLQYEATISCTHQLVAVLHLGSRSARLSAARALDELFDAEHIRNSETASQAFQPLLDMLGSASGSEQQAAFSALIKLTSGNNSKAVLSAETEENPLDNLHKILVSSSSLELKSNAAELCFVFFSNAKFREMQIAAEFLKPLLSLIESGTDSAMEAGICAFEKLLDDEQLVELVSAYDVVDLLVHLISGSNHRLIEASICTLIKLGKDRTPRKLDMVKAGIIDSCLALLPTAPSTLCSTIAELFRILTNSSAISKSSAAAKIVEPLFLLLLRADFNLWGQHSALQALVNILEKPQSLATLKLTPSQIIEPLITFLESPSQAIQQLGTELLSHLLEQEHFKQDITTKNAIVPLVQLAGIGILSLQQTAIKALESISLSWPEAVADAGGIFELARVIIQDEPEPSDTLLESAALVLSNVLRSNPDYYFKVPLVVLVKMLHSVQEGTVKLALDALIVQEKTDAASAELMVEAGAVDPLLDLLRSHQCEEASGKLIEALFNNARVREMKVSKYAIAPLAQYLLDPQTRSQSGRLLAALALGDLSQHEGLARASSSVSACQALISLLEDQPTEEMIMVAICALQNFVMHSRTNRRAVAEAGGILVIQEMLLSANSDIAVQAALLIKFLFSNHTLQEYVSNDLIRSLTAALEKELWASASTNEEVLRTMHVIFTNFPKLHISEAATLSIPHLVAALKSDNEAAQDSALNTLCLLKHSWSTMPIDVSKSQAIIAAEAIPILQSLMKTCPPSFHDRADSLLHRLPGCLTVTINRAKNLKQVMGGTNAFCRLTIGNGPARQTKVVSHNMCPEWKESFTWAFDIPPKGQKLHIICKSKSAFGKTTLGRVTIQIDKVVSEGTYSGEFSLRHDSNKDGSSRTIEIEITWSNRLSDETV comes from the exons ATGTCAAAGTCTTCATCCCCTAAATCCAGGGTTAAAAATGCTTCATCTTCTTGTCATACTAGAAG GGATTCAAATGGAGCTGCAGAATTGGATGATCCAGAAAGGACAATGTCTAGAGTGGCTAAATTTATTGAGCAGCTACATGCAAACAAGTCATCACCACCTGAGAAGGAGCTCATTACAGCCAACTTGCTTGGTATATGTAAAGCTAGAAAGGAAGCCCGGGCTCTTATTGGATCTCACGCCCAAGCAATGCCATTGTTTATATCCCTTCTTAGAACTGGCACTGTTTTGGCAAAAACTAACGTAGCCGCTACTTTAAGTGTGATGTGCAGAGATGAAGATTTACGAGTGAAGGTACTCCTAGGTGGTTGTGTCCCTCCTTTATTAACAATTTTAAAGTCAGAATCAATTGAAGCAAGGAAGGCAGCTGCAGAGGCAGTATATGCTGTTTCAGCTGTTGGACTTTCAGATGATCATGTTGGCATGAAAATATTTGTCACAGAAGGGGTAGTGCCCACTTTATGGGAGCAACTAAATCCCAAAAGAAAGCAGGACAAAGTGGTAGAAGGCTTTGTCACAGGGGCTTTGAGAAATCTTTGTGGAGACAAAGATGGTTATTGGACTGCAACGCTGGAGGCTGGTGGAGTGGACACTATTGTGAGGCTTCTATCTTCAGACAATACTGTGACTCAATCTAATGCTGCTTCTCTCTTGGCCCGTGTAGTCCTGGCTTTTAGTGATAGCATTCCTAAAGTAATTGATTCTGGAGCAGTTAACGCTTTGCTTAAACTCTTGGATCAACAAAATGATGTTACTGTGCGTGCCAATGCAGCTGATGCTCTGGAGGCTCTTTCTTCCAAATCAGCAAGTGCTAAGAAATCTATTGTCGAGGCTCAGGGAATTCCAGTACTGATTGGGGCTGTTGTTGCTCCTTCTAAGGAAGGAATGCAAGGAGAGGGAGGACAGGATCTTCAGCGGCATGCAACAAAAGCCTTGGCAAATATATGCGGAGGGATGTCAGCTCTAATACTTTATCTTGGAGAGCTCTCGAAGTCTCCACGCTTGGCTGCTCCAGTTGCTGATATAATTGGAGCACTTGCTTATTCTCTCATGGTTTTTGAGCAGGATGCTGAGGAGGAAACATTTGATGCAACCAAGATTGAGAACAGCTTAGTAACACTATTAAAACCACGTGATAACAAGCTGGTCCAGGAGCGACTTTTTGAGGCCATGGCTAGCATGTATGGAAATTCTCATCTATCAAAAACAATTAGTCAACCGGTGGCAAAGAAGGTGCTAATTGGGCTTATAACGATGGCTTTTGGTGATGCACAAGAGTCTCTGATACTTTCTCTAATACGCTTCTGCTGTGATAATGTTGGCATCTGGGAAGCTATTGGAAAGAGAGAAGGAATTCAGTTATTGATGTCATTCTTGGGTCTGTCGAGTGAACAGCATCAAGAGTATGCAGTTAAATTTCTAAGAATCCTGACCGATCAAGTTGATGACAGCAAATGGGCAATCACTGCAGCTGGTGGCATTCCACCTCTTGTCCAATTGTTAGAAATGGGATCTCAGAAGGCTAGGGAAGATGCAGCATATATATTATGGAATTTGTGCTGTCATAGTGAGGACATTCTTAATTGTGTTGAAAGTGCTGATGCCATACCAGCGTTTCTGTGGCTTCTAAAAAATGGTGGATCTGAGGGACAGAAAGCCTCTGCTAAGGTCCTGACAAAGCTTATTCGAGTTCCTGATTCATCAATCATCAACCAATTACTGGTTTTACTCTTGGGTGACTCGCCAAGCTCAAAGGCCCACGTAATTAAGGTTTTGGGTCATGTGCTTGCCATGGCTTCACACAGTGACCTTGTGCAAATTGGTGCTGCTGCTAATAAGGGGCTGAGATCACTAGTGCAGGCTCTCAATTCCTCAAATGAGAAAACCCAAGAACATGCAGCATCTGTTCTGGCTGACTTGTTCACTACCCGCCATGATATTTGTGACAATTTTGCAACAGATGAAGTAATAGACCGTTGCATGAAGCTTTTGACTAGTAAGACTCATGGTATTGCAACACAGTCAGCTCGTGCCTTGGGTGCTTTGTCTCGCCCCACAAAGACTAATTCTTCAAAACAAAAGTCTTATATTGCAGAAGGGGATGTCAAACCTTTGATTAAAATGGCAAAAACATTGTCAATTGATTCTGCAGAGACTGCAGTAGCTGCATTGGCCAATTTGTTGTCAGACACCCAGATAGCAGCTGAGGCACTGGCAGAAGATGTTGTTTCAGCTTTGACAAGAGTTTTAGGAGAAGGATCACCAGATGGGAAGAAAAATGCATCACGTGCCCTTCATCAATTGTTAAAACACTTTCCATTAGGTGATGTACTAACTAGTAGCGCTCAGTGTCGGTTTGCGGTTCTTGCAGTTCTTGATGCTTTGAATGAAATGGATATGGATGGGAATGATGTAAATGATGCTTTAGATCTTGTTTCACTATTGGCAAGGACAAAGCAAGGTATGAACTTCAGTTATCCACTGTGGTCTGCCCTTCCTGACATTCCTGCAGCTTTGGAGGCACTGGTAAAGTGCCTGTCTATGGGACCACCCCAGGTGCAAGACAAAGTGATAGAAATTCTCTCAAGGCTTTGCAGGGATCAACCAACAGTGCTAAGTGATTCCTTGATGACACAGTTAGAATCTATCAGTGCATTGGCAAACAGAATAATGAACTCAACTAGTCTTGAAGTCAAAGTCGGGGGAGCAGCCTTACTCATTTGTGCAGCCAAGGAGCACAGAGTTCAGTTAATGGATATACTTGATGCATATGGATACTTGAAAGCTCTTATATATTCTCTAGTAGATTTGATGAAACAAAATTCCAGTTGCAGTTCTCTAGAAATCGAAGTTAGAACACCCCGAGGTTTCAGTGAAAGAACTGCTTTCAGAGAAGTAAACGAATTTGAGATTCCTGATCCAGCAACTGTCTTAGGAGGCACTATTGCTCTGTGGTTGCTAGCAATAATATCTTCATTTCATGTGAAGAACAAATTAACAGTTTTTGAGGCTGGGGGACTTGATGTCCTTTCTGAGAAGCTTGCAGTTTATATTAGTAATTCACAG GCAGAATTCCAGGATACAGAGGGCATATGGATTAGTTCCTTGCTTGTGGCAATCTTGTTCCAGGATGCCAATGTTGTATTATCCCCAGCAGCCATGCATCTCATCCCCTCGCTTACACTTTTACTGAAGTCTGAGGAAGTTATCGACAGATTCTTTGCTGCCCAGGCAATGGCTAGTCTTGTTTCCCATGGAAACAAGGGATTAAATCTTGCAGTTGCAAACTCTGGTGCAGTTGCTGGGTTAATAACCCTAGTTGGTCATATAGAATCTGATATCCCAAATCTTGTTGCATTATCAGATGAATTTTCTCTTGTCAGAAATCCTGATGAAGTTGTTCTTGAACTCCTTTTCGAGATTGAAGATGTAAGAATTGGTTCTACTGCACGTAAGAATATTCCTCTACTTGTAGATCTTTTGAGACCGATGCCAGATAGGCCTGGTGCACCTCCAGTGGCTGTTCAGCTCCTGACTCGAATTGCTGATGGAAATGATGCAAACAAGTTAATTATGGCAGAAGCTGGAGCATTGGATGCCCTGAGTAGATACCTGTCTTTGAGTCCCCAGGACCTAACTGAGGCTACAATATCTGAATTGTTGAGAATACTCTTCAGCAACCCCGATCTTCTTCAATATGAAGCAACTATTAGTTGCACACACCAACTTGTTGCTGTTCTTCATTTAGGTTCAAGAAGTGCAAGACTGAGTGCTGCTAGGGCTCTAGATGAACTTTTTGATGCTGAACATATCAGAAATTCTGAAACAGCTTCACAAGCATTTCAGCCTTTGTTGGATATGCTTGGTTCTGCATCTGGGAGTGAGCAACAAGCAGCTTTTAGTGCTTTGATTAAGTTGACTTCGGGAAATAATTCAAAAGCAGTTTTAAGTGCCGAAACTGAAGAAAATCCTCTTGACAATCTACACAAAATTCTTGTTTCGTCTTCTTCTTTGGAATTGAAGAGTAATGCTGCAGAACTCTGCTTTGTGTTTTTTTCTAATGCAAAATTCAGAGAAATGCAAATAGCAGCTGAATTCTTAAAGCCACTTTTGTCATTGATAGAGTCAGGAACAGATTCAGCTATGGAAGCTGGTATTTGTGCTTTTGAAAAATTGTTGGATGACGAACAACTGGTGGAGCTTGTATCTGCTTATGATGTTGTTGATCTTCTCGTTCACTTGATTTCTGGATCAAACCATCGGCTGATTGAAGCGAGCATTTGTACTCTCATCAAGTTGGGGAAAGACCGAACTCCTCGCAAGTTGGATATGGTCAAAGCTGGCATCATTGATAGTTGTCTTGCGCTACTCCCTACTGCACCTAGTACCCTGTGCTCAACAATAGCAGAACTTTTCCGTATACTGACAAATAGTAGTGCAATTTCAAAAAGCTCAGCTGCCGCAAAAATTGTAGAACCTCTGTTCTTGTTGTTGCTTCGGGCAGACTTCAACCTTTGGGGACAACACAGTGCGCTGCAAGCACTGGTTAATATATTAGAGAAGCCGCAAAGCCTTGCAACCTTAAAACTTACCCCCAGCCAAATCATCGAGCCTCTGATTACATTTCTGGAATCCCCATCTCAAGCTATCCAGCAGCTTGGGACAGAATTGCTCTCCCATCTGCTTGAACAAGAGCATTTTAAGCAAGATATAACAACAAAAAATGCTATTGTGCCCCTTGTACAACTTGCAGGGATCGGAATATTAAGCTTGCAGCAAACTGCAATAAAGGCCTTGGAAAGTATCTCTTTAAGCTGGCCAGAGGCTGTTGCTGATGCTGGTGGTATTTTTGAGCTTGCGAGGGTTATTATTCAAGATGAACCCGAACCATCTGACACATTACTGGAATCAGCAGCTCTGGTTCTCTCTAATGTTCTGCGCTCTAATCCAGACTATTACTTCAAAGTTCCACTGGTGGTTCTTGTGAAAATGTTGCACTCGGTACAAGAGGGCACAGTTAAACTTGCTCTTGATGCACTGATTGTTCAAGAAAAGACTGATGCTGCAAGTGCTGAACTGATGGTCGAAGCTGGTGCTGTAGATCCTCTACTAGATCTGTTAAGATCTCATCAATGTGAAGAAGCCTCAGGAAAACTGATTGAAGCTTTATTTAATAATGCACGAGTACGAGAGATGAAGGTATCTAAATACGCTATAGCACCCCTAGCACAGTATTTACTGGATCCACAAACTCGGTCACAGTCTGGTAGGCTTCTTGCAGCTCTTGCTCTTGGTGATCTCTCCCAGCATGAAGGACTTGCCAGAGCCAGTAGTTCTGTATCAGCCTGTCAAGCACTAATAAGCTTGCTTGAGGATCAACCAACAGAAGAGATGATTATGGTGGCGATTTGTGCATTACAAAACTTTGTCATGCATAGTCGTACCAATAGAAGAGCTGTTGCTGAAGCAGGAGGTATATTGGTAATTCAGGAAATGCTATTGTCTGCAAATTCAGACATTGCAGTGCAGGCAGCTCTGCTGATCaagtttttattttcaaatcataCACTCCAGGAATATGTATCAAATGACCTTATTAGGTCATTGACAG CTGCATTGGAGAAAGAACTGTGGGCTAGTGCAAGTACTAATGAAGAGGTTTTAAGGACCATGCATGTCATATTCACCAACTTCCCAAAGCTCCATATTTCTGAAGCAGCTACACTTAGTATTCCTCATTTGGTAGCAGCATTAAAATCTGATAATGAGGCTGCACAAGATTCTGCTCTAAACACCTTGTGTTTGCTGAAACATTCCTGGTCAACCATGCCAATAGATGTCTCAAAATCCCAAGCAATCATTGCTGCAGAAGCGATACCAATCCTGCAAAGTCTCATGAAAACTTGCCCGCCAAGTTTCCATGATAGAGCTGATAGCCTGTTGCATAGATTGCCAGGTTGTTTAACTGTTACTATTAACCGTGCAAAAAACCTAAAGCAAGTCATGGGAGGTACAAATGCCTTTTGTCGATTAACCATTGGTAATGGTCCTGCAAGGCAAACAAAG GTTGTGAGCCACAACATGTGTCCAGAATGGAAAGAAAGTTTTACCTGGGCCTTTGATATACCACCGAAGGGCCAGAAGTTGCACATAATATGCAAAAGCAAAAGTGCATTTGGAAAG ACAACTCTAGGGAGGGTGACAATCCAAATTGACAAAGTTGTGAGTGAAGGGACATACAGTGGTGAATTCAGCCTGAGACATGATAGCAACAAAGATGGCTCCTCGCGAACAATTGAAATTGAGATTACTTGGTCGAATAGGTTATCAGATGAAACTGTGTGA
- the LOC113748633 gene encoding replication factor C subunit 3-like — translation MAEEISFMEIDDDQNNTNTAAIVTTTVKNKGKNVIVSTGTGPKATPWVEKYRPQSLADVAAHRDIVDTIDKLASTNRLPHLLLYGPPGTGKTSTVLALARKLYGSQMHNMVLELNASDDRGIDVVRQQIQDFASTQSISFGVKFSVKLVLLDEADAMTKDAQFALRRVIEKYTKNTRFALICNHVNKIIPAVQSRCTRFRFAPLETYHVSERLNHVIKAEGLDVTDSGLKALVRLCNGDMRKALNILQSTHMASQQITEEAVYLCTGNPLPRDIEQISHWLLNEPFAVSWRKISEIKTRKGLALVDIIREVTMFVFRIRLPSDVRVQLINQMADIEYRLSFGCNDKLQLGSLISAFAQARSAVVAAAK, via the exons ATGGCAGAGGAAATCTCCTTCATGGAAATCGACGATGACCAGAACAACACCAACACCGCCGCTATTGTCACCACCACGGTGAAAAACAAGGGCAAGAACGTTATCGTCTCCACTGGCACTGGCCCAAAAGCCACACCTTGGGTCGAAAAGTACCGCCCTCAATCCCTTGCTGACGTCGCCGCTCATCGCGATATAGTTGACACCA TCGACAAGCTTGCTAGTACTAATAGATTACCACATTTGCTGCTTTATGGGCCACCTGGGACTGGAAAGACATCAACTGTTCTGGCCCTGGCTCGGAAGCTTTATGGGTCACAAATGCATAATATGGTTTTGGAGCTTAATGCATCGGATGATCGAGGGATTGATGTGGTGAGGCAACAGATTCAGGACTTTGCTAGCACTCAAAGCATCTCTTTTGG TGTGAAGTTTTCTGTGAAATTGGTGCTGTTGGATGAGGCTGATGCCATGACAAAAGATGCGCAATTTGCTCTTCGTCGAG TGATTGAGAAATATACCAAAAACACCAGATTTGCCTTAATCTGTAATCACGTCAACAAGATTATTCCAGCAGTTCAATCGAGATGTACACGATTCCGCTTTGCTCCACTTGAAACTTATCATGTCAGTGAGCGGCTTAACCATGTTATTAAGGCTGAAGG GCTTGATGTAACTGACAGTGGCCTGAAGGCTCTTGTACGGCTTTGCAATGGAGATATGAGAAAGGCTTTGAATATTTTGCAG TCAACGCATATGGCTTCCCAGCAAATAACTGAAGAAGCTGTGTACTTATGCACTGGGAATCCGTTGCCTAGAGATATCGAGCAGATTTCACACTGGCTCCTGAATGAGCCATTTGCAGTTAGCTGGAGGA AAATTTCTGAGATCAAGACGAGAAAGGGCTTGGCCCTTGTGGATATTATAAGAGAAGTAACCAT GTTTGTTTTTAGGATCAGGTTGCCATCGGATGTTCGAGTTCAGCTGATAAATCAAATGGCTGACATTGA GTACAGGTTGAGCTTTGGCTGTAATGATAAACTGCAGCTTGGATCACTTATATCTGCTTTTGCTCAAGCACGATCTGCTGTGGTTGCCGCTGCAAAATAG